Genomic segment of Negativicutes bacterium:
ATTCGCCTTTCGTTACTTTATTCCCTCTGATAAAGGCAGCTGCTGCCATTTTGTTTTTTCCGGCCGGCTGGATCTCGGTCAGGCGCAGCCTGCCGCTGCCGCATTGCACCAGCAAACCCTGCCAATCCGCCTGCAGAATTTCGCCGGGCTGAGCCGCTGCGGGTTGATTAGCATCCGGCTGATCTGCGCCCGTTTCGGCTGCCAGGCTGCTCTGCCAGAGCTTCAGATTTTTGCCGCGAAAAAGGCAAAAGGCGCCCGGCTCGGGATTTAAGCCGCGGATGCGGTTATAGATTTGCTGCGCACTCTGCTGCCAATTGACTTTTTGGTCTGCCGCAGTGATGGCGGCGGCATAAGTGACTTTGCTTTCATCCTGGGGATGCGCCGTGATGGTGTTGTTTTCATAGCGGTCCAGGGTTTCCAGCAGCAGATTGGCGCCAATTTGCGCCAATTTCTCGTAGAGACTGCCGACGGTATCGCTCGCTTCAATGACGCAGCTTTGCTGCAGCAGCACATCGCCGGCGTCCAGCGCATGCGTCATCAGCATGGTGCTGACGCCGGTAACCCGTTCGCCGTTGAGAATGGCACGATGTATGGGCGCGCTGCCCCGATAAGCCGGCAGCAGCGAAGCATGCAGATTGATGGCGGCCACCCGGGCATGTTGCAGAATCCGATCCGGCAGCAGCTGGCCAAAGGCGGCGGTAATGATGTAATCGGCTTCGCAGACCAGAATTGGCGCCTGGACTTGAGCGGAACGCAATTTTTCCGGTTGGTAGATGGTTTCAATGCCTAGCTGCTGCGCCGTTTGTTTGACGGCGGATGAACCAAGATGCATGCCGCGCCCTTTGGGGCGGTCGGGCTGGGTAACAACCATCACCACCTGATAAGCGGATTGCGCCAGTGTTTTCAATACGGTTGCCGAAAAATCCGGTGTGCCCATAAAGATTACACGTTTATTACTCATTTTGCGATCCCTTTGCGGCAATCGGCGGATCGGCTTGCGGCACGCTCACCGATTCGGCCGAAGCCTCGACATGAGGCTCGGTGAAACGAATCACTTTGTCGATAAAGACCTCACCGATCAGATGATCCATCTCATGCTGCAGAATGACTGCCAGCCGGCCTTCGGCGTCGATGGTGTATTCTTCGCCCGCACGGTTGAGCGCTTTCACAGTAACCTTGGCAAAGCGTTTGACCTCACCCCAGACACCCGGGAAGCTCAGGCAGCCCTCTTCGGTGATGATTTCGCCTTCGGCAGAAAGCAGGACCGGATTGATCAGTTCATAAACTTTTTCTTCGTGTTCGATGACGATCACCTGTTTGGAAATGCCGACCTGAGGCGCTGCCAGACCAACGCCGTAATATTTATGCATCGTATCCAGCATATCATCCAGCAAACGGATGGTGCCGGCGGTTATTTCCTTGATCGGCAGAGCCGGTTTTCTTAAAATGCTGGCGTCCCGGTATCTCATAAAACGAATTGCCATGGGGAATCTCTCCTTTTTATCTATAAAATAGTTAAGCTGAGAATGAATAGGCGAAGTATGTGGACGGAGTGTGTGGGCGAAGTATGTGGGCGAAGTATGTGGGCGGAGAATAATGGAACGGTCTTGATCGGTCCGCACGGTTTACGTATGGGTAAATCAACACCGCAATAATGATGGGGTTACACTGGAACATTAATATTTTCAGTACCAAGCGATGGAATAATGATAGCAT
This window contains:
- the fmt gene encoding methionyl-tRNA formyltransferase — translated: MSNKRVIFMGTPDFSATVLKTLAQSAYQVVMVVTQPDRPKGRGMHLGSSAVKQTAQQLGIETIYQPEKLRSAQVQAPILVCEADYIITAAFGQLLPDRILQHARVAAINLHASLLPAYRGSAPIHRAILNGERVTGVSTMLMTHALDAGDVLLQQSCVIEASDTVGSLYEKLAQIGANLLLETLDRYENNTITAHPQDESKVTYAAAITAADQKVNWQQSAQQIYNRIRGLNPEPGAFCLFRGKNLKLWQSSLAAETGADQPDANQPAAAQPGEILQADWQGLLVQCGSGRLRLTEIQPAGKNKMAAAAFIRGNKVTKGELLS
- the def gene encoding peptide deformylase, with translation MAIRFMRYRDASILRKPALPIKEITAGTIRLLDDMLDTMHKYYGVGLAAPQVGISKQVIVIEHEEKVYELINPVLLSAEGEIITEEGCLSFPGVWGEVKRFAKVTVKALNRAGEEYTIDAEGRLAVILQHEMDHLIGEVFIDKVIRFTEPHVEASAESVSVPQADPPIAAKGSQNE